One window of Nostoc sp. C052 genomic DNA carries:
- a CDS encoding malic enzyme-like NAD(P)-binding protein, translating to MANLTPNSSFSLTLRLQIPNRIGMLASVTQAIATTGGNLGQIDLIEQTRKESTRDITVDAASTEHAETIVQAVKALPDIKLLSVYDRTFNLHRGGKISITSRIPLKSVSDLAMAYTPGVGRICTAIAQDPEEVYNLTIKQNTVAIVTDGSAVLGLGNLGPAAALPVMEGKAMLFKEFAGLDAFPICLATQDTEEIIQAVKNIAPVFGGVNLEDIAAPRCFEIEKRLRQELDIPVFHDDQHGTAIVTLAALFNSLKLVHKSLAEIKIVINGAGAAGVAIARLLRKAGAEKIWMCDSKGIISTSRTDLTEEKLEFAVKGQGTLAGAMQGADVFIGVSAPGVLTPEMVQSMAKDPIVFAMANPIPEIQPELISKDVAIIATGRSDYSNQINNVLAFPGVFRGALDCRAQTITIKMYLEAASAIASLVKPSDLDREHIIPSVFDERVVTAVAAAVQRAAREEGIARN from the coding sequence ATGGCAAACCTCACACCGAATTCTAGTTTTAGTTTGACACTGCGCTTGCAGATTCCCAATCGTATAGGGATGTTGGCATCGGTGACACAGGCGATCGCTACCACTGGCGGTAATCTCGGTCAAATTGATTTAATCGAGCAAACCCGCAAAGAGTCCACCCGTGATATTACTGTGGATGCTGCAAGTACCGAACACGCTGAAACCATTGTGCAAGCAGTCAAAGCATTGCCAGACATCAAGTTACTCAGTGTTTACGATCGCACCTTTAATTTGCATCGTGGTGGCAAAATCAGCATTACCAGCCGAATTCCCCTGAAGAGTGTGTCCGATTTGGCAATGGCTTACACGCCCGGAGTCGGTCGCATTTGTACAGCGATCGCTCAAGACCCAGAAGAAGTTTACAACTTAACCATCAAACAAAACACTGTTGCCATTGTCACCGATGGTAGTGCCGTTTTGGGTTTGGGAAATCTCGGCCCAGCTGCCGCCCTACCAGTCATGGAAGGCAAAGCAATGCTATTCAAGGAATTTGCTGGTCTAGATGCTTTTCCCATCTGTCTCGCTACCCAAGATACAGAAGAAATTATCCAAGCAGTTAAGAATATCGCTCCGGTGTTTGGAGGCGTGAATTTAGAAGATATTGCTGCACCTCGCTGCTTTGAAATTGAAAAGAGATTACGCCAAGAATTAGATATCCCCGTTTTTCACGATGACCAGCACGGTACAGCAATTGTCACCTTGGCAGCATTGTTTAATTCCCTGAAACTGGTACATAAATCCTTAGCAGAAATCAAGATTGTGATTAACGGTGCTGGGGCGGCGGGAGTGGCGATCGCTCGGTTACTTCGTAAAGCTGGGGCAGAAAAAATCTGGATGTGCGACTCTAAAGGGATTATCTCTACCAGTCGCACCGATTTGACAGAAGAAAAACTCGAATTTGCGGTGAAAGGTCAGGGCACATTAGCGGGTGCAATGCAAGGAGCAGATGTGTTTATTGGTGTCAGCGCACCGGGAGTTTTGACACCAGAAATGGTGCAATCGATGGCGAAAGATCCGATTGTTTTTGCAATGGCAAATCCGATTCCAGAGATTCAGCCAGAATTAATCAGTAAAGATGTTGCGATCATCGCTACCGGTCGTAGTGATTACTCAAATCAAATCAATAACGTTTTAGCTTTTCCTGGCGTATTTCGTGGTGCTTTAGATTGTCGGGCACAGACAATTACCATCAAAATGTACCTGGAAGCTGCAAGTGCGATCGCCTCCTTAGTCAAACCTTCAGACTTGGATCGGGAACACATTATTCCTTCAGTCTTTGATGAGCGTGTCGTCACTGCTGTTGCTGCTGCTGTGCAACGTGCAGCACGGGAAGAAGGTATTGCTCGGAACTAA
- a CDS encoding Rpn family recombination-promoting nuclease/putative transposase, which yields MKTDSIFYRIFQSLPSTFFELINQPPSLASAYQFSSVEVKQLAFRIDGVFLPNTPELPIYFAEVQFQPDKKIYSRLFAEIFNYLDKTELTNTWRGVVIFPNRSVDTGDTERYTELLNSQRVTRIYLNELSSIPTSSIGIETVKLIIEPESTVTTKAIEIVNTARKEILNAAQQREIIQLIETILIYKLPRLSREEMGKMFGLSELKQTRFYQEVFAEGKEEGKLETIPQLWALGLTIEQISQALGLDEQVVRQVVQPKS from the coding sequence TTGAAAACCGACAGTATTTTCTATCGCATTTTTCAAAGCCTCCCCAGCACTTTTTTTGAACTCATTAACCAACCGCCATCACTTGCCAGTGCTTACCAATTTTCTTCAGTCGAAGTCAAACAACTGGCATTTAGAATTGATGGTGTATTTTTACCGAATACCCCAGAACTACCGATTTATTTTGCTGAGGTGCAATTTCAACCAGATAAAAAAATTTATTCCCGTTTATTCGCCGAAATCTTTAACTATCTTGACAAAACCGAATTAACTAACACCTGGCGTGGTGTTGTCATCTTTCCCAATCGCAGCGTTGATACTGGAGATACAGAAAGATATACAGAATTACTTAACTCACAACGAGTGACTCGCATTTACCTCAACGAGTTAAGCTCAATTCCCACATCATCAATCGGGATTGAAACAGTCAAACTAATCATCGAACCCGAATCAACCGTAACAACTAAAGCCATAGAAATTGTAAACACCGCCCGAAAAGAAATTCTCAATGCCGCCCAACAGCGGGAAATTATACAATTGATAGAAACAATATTAATTTACAAATTGCCGCGCTTGAGTCGGGAGGAGATGGGGAAAATGTTCGGATTAAGTGAGTTAAAGCAAACTAGATTTTACCAAGAAGTTTTTGCAGAGGGTAAAGAAGAAGGCAAGCTAGAAACAATACCTCAGCTATGGGCGTTAGGATTGACCATTGAACAGATATCCCAAGCATTAGGTTTGGACGAACAAGTTGTTAGGCAAGTTGTACAACCAAAATCATAA
- a CDS encoding PhoD-like phosphatase, whose amino-acid sequence MKYQVGDEFLQQLPLILAGPILKHTEPESVTVWIALKQSCQVELKVYDTTNDGEALGNCLFEGERSTVALGKYLHVVAIAARSKIGHCLTGGHIYAYDLQFTIADQTLQMQQALCSNSHPTVSISYFDHQKPTFALPPNHLQDLQIVHASCRKPHGHGFDALPILDSLIQASANQPQNRPHQLFLTGDQIYGDDIADPSLWVASTLGDALLGWEEQLPVHGEYCTPQQLPPGERADVATNQAGLTAGLHNKAEKVNSHLFSLGEYYATYLLAWSPVCWPLTFPKGQQVTRDRRAIKDWNRAVKHLRQFIYTLWKVRRALANIPMYSIFDDHDVTDDWNLNQAWCLRVLGRPLGRRIVQNALLAYTVFQGWGNTPGQFVEGKSGEKLLAAAQAWSASQGRDAKADEAIANYVGMPANDPHTDLPILVRDGPVFILDRHPEALTWHYIVRSDRHEVIVLDTRTWRGYPADQKPIAPPMLLCPKAFEQQLVLPLQEIDEQTQIQTTFVIAPTNVFGLQVIDWIHHWHLKQEKVFSTDVGDAWNINVEALAKFLTTLFEERQQVVILSGDIHYSSVAHLSYAHTHSKLQSVLVQLTASALKNEEILTRLIHTRLKDWLLPEKVRHWIGWINPPNMVESSVKQLFGGLRPYQMVTDYDWHCVLEWIPRNSVQTSDCTADILSLIAPWKRAENAKWKWLQPLMFWTFRWFQEGREVVGLNNLGLVHFEFADGNSSCKVIQDLYWFSSWYPTQLVYSRFKTQLTPNQSLLR is encoded by the coding sequence ATGAAGTATCAAGTTGGGGACGAGTTTTTACAACAACTGCCACTGATTTTAGCGGGGCCAATCCTCAAACATACTGAACCAGAGTCAGTGACGGTATGGATAGCACTGAAACAGTCTTGTCAAGTAGAACTTAAGGTTTATGACACAACAAATGATGGTGAAGCACTAGGAAATTGTTTATTTGAGGGAGAACGTTCTACTGTTGCTCTGGGCAAGTATCTTCATGTAGTTGCGATCGCGGCTCGGTCTAAAATTGGACATTGCCTCACGGGAGGTCACATCTATGCATACGACCTCCAATTTACTATTGCTGACCAAACCCTGCAAATGCAACAAGCATTATGCTCAAACTCTCATCCGACAGTCAGCATTAGCTACTTCGATCATCAAAAACCAACCTTTGCTCTGCCGCCAAATCATCTTCAAGATTTGCAAATTGTCCATGCTTCCTGCCGTAAACCTCATGGTCATGGCTTTGATGCGCTGCCAATTCTCGACAGTTTAATTCAAGCATCAGCCAATCAACCCCAAAACCGCCCTCACCAGTTGTTCCTCACGGGAGATCAAATTTACGGAGATGATATCGCCGACCCATCGTTGTGGGTTGCTAGTACTCTTGGCGATGCCCTTTTGGGTTGGGAAGAACAACTTCCGGTGCATGGAGAGTACTGCACTCCCCAGCAACTACCCCCCGGAGAACGGGCTGATGTGGCGACAAATCAAGCTGGCTTGACGGCAGGATTACATAATAAAGCTGAGAAAGTTAACAGTCATCTTTTCAGCCTGGGCGAATATTACGCTACTTATTTACTAGCTTGGTCGCCAGTGTGCTGGCCGCTAACATTTCCCAAAGGACAGCAAGTAACGCGCGATCGCCGTGCTATCAAAGACTGGAATCGCGCAGTCAAGCATTTGCGACAATTCATTTACACTCTTTGGAAAGTCCGCCGCGCCCTTGCCAATATTCCCATGTACAGCATCTTTGATGACCATGATGTTACTGATGACTGGAATTTAAACCAAGCTTGGTGTTTGCGAGTATTGGGGCGTCCCTTGGGGCGACGCATAGTCCAAAATGCCTTGTTAGCTTATACGGTGTTTCAAGGGTGGGGCAATACACCAGGGCAATTTGTAGAAGGGAAATCAGGGGAAAAGCTGCTGGCGGCTGCCCAAGCTTGGTCAGCTTCCCAAGGGAGAGATGCAAAGGCTGATGAAGCGATCGCTAATTATGTAGGTATGCCAGCCAACGATCCCCACACAGACTTACCTATTTTAGTCCGAGACGGCCCAGTATTTATTCTAGATCGACATCCTGAAGCACTAACTTGGCACTACATAGTTAGAAGCGATCGCCATGAAGTAATTGTGCTAGATACGCGTACTTGGCGGGGTTATCCAGCCGATCAAAAACCAATTGCGCCGCCGATGCTGTTATGTCCAAAAGCCTTTGAGCAACAACTAGTTTTACCTTTACAAGAAATAGATGAACAAACTCAGATTCAAACTACATTTGTGATTGCACCCACTAATGTATTTGGATTACAAGTGATTGATTGGATTCATCATTGGCATTTAAAACAAGAGAAAGTGTTTTCAACCGATGTTGGAGATGCCTGGAACATTAATGTTGAAGCACTGGCGAAATTTCTAACTACCTTGTTTGAGGAACGTCAACAAGTCGTGATTCTATCCGGGGATATCCACTACAGTTCTGTTGCTCACTTGTCTTATGCACACACCCATTCCAAATTGCAGTCTGTATTAGTGCAATTAACCGCTAGTGCATTGAAGAATGAAGAGATTTTGACGCGGCTGATTCATACACGATTGAAAGATTGGCTGCTACCAGAAAAGGTACGACATTGGATCGGGTGGATTAATCCACCCAATATGGTAGAAAGTTCAGTAAAACAATTATTTGGTGGGCTACGCCCATACCAGATGGTGACTGACTATGACTGGCATTGTGTGCTGGAATGGATACCTCGAAACAGTGTTCAGACTTCTGATTGCACAGCAGATATATTATCGTTGATAGCTCCCTGGAAACGAGCCGAAAATGCTAAATGGAAATGGTTACAACCCCTGATGTTTTGGACGTTTCGCTGGTTTCAGGAGGGGCGAGAAGTAGTTGGATTAAATAATTTAGGTTTGGTTCACTTTGAGTTTGCAGATGGGAATAGTTCTTGCAAAGTTATTCAAGATTTGTACTGGTTTTCTTCTTGGTATCCAACCCAACTTGTTTACAGCCGTTTCAAGACCCAGTTAACGCCAAATCAGTCATTGTTAAGATGA
- the dhaK gene encoding dihydroxyacetone kinase subunit DhaK, with the protein MKKLINKPEDFVRESLEGMAAAHSDLIKLNYDPTFVYRADAPIQGKVAIISGGGSGHEPMHAGFVGKGMLDAACPGEVFTSPTPDQMLEAAKFVDGGSGILYIVKNYSGDVMNFEIATELARGEGIRVLNILIDDDVAVKDSLYTQGRRGVGTTILAEKICGAAAEAGYDLPQIANLCRRVNLNGRSMGIALTSCTVPANGTPTFELSDREIELGIGIHGEPGTERTAIKPVDEITEILTRSLLEDAAYSRILREWDEDKEQWVDVELTNLPFAKGDRLLAFVNSMGGTPISELYLVYRKLAQICEQQGLQIVRNLIGPYITSLEMQGCSITLLKLDDEMIRLWDAPVKTPSWRWGIS; encoded by the coding sequence ATGAAAAAGCTGATCAACAAGCCGGAAGACTTCGTGCGGGAAAGTCTAGAAGGTATGGCGGCGGCTCATTCCGATTTAATTAAACTGAACTACGATCCGACTTTTGTCTATCGAGCCGATGCACCAATACAGGGTAAAGTAGCAATTATTTCTGGTGGTGGCAGTGGACATGAACCGATGCACGCTGGCTTCGTGGGCAAAGGAATGCTGGATGCAGCTTGTCCTGGCGAGGTTTTCACTTCACCGACTCCCGACCAAATGCTAGAAGCAGCAAAGTTTGTAGATGGAGGTTCAGGTATCCTTTATATCGTCAAAAATTACAGTGGCGATGTGATGAATTTTGAGATCGCAACAGAGTTAGCCCGTGGTGAAGGCATTCGAGTGCTAAATATTTTGATTGATGATGATGTAGCAGTGAAAGATAGCCTCTATACCCAAGGACGGCGGGGTGTCGGAACAACAATCCTGGCGGAAAAAATTTGTGGCGCTGCGGCTGAGGCTGGGTATGATTTGCCACAAATAGCAAATTTATGTCGCCGAGTCAATCTGAATGGGCGGAGTATGGGAATTGCTCTAACATCTTGTACAGTACCTGCCAATGGAACGCCAACATTTGAATTGAGCGATCGCGAAATCGAATTAGGTATCGGTATTCACGGTGAACCAGGAACAGAGCGTACAGCCATCAAACCAGTTGACGAGATTACCGAAATTTTGACGCGATCGCTCCTTGAGGATGCAGCATACAGCCGCATACTCCGCGAGTGGGATGAAGACAAAGAACAATGGGTAGATGTAGAACTAACAAATCTCCCATTTGCCAAAGGCGATCGCTTGTTAGCTTTCGTCAATAGTATGGGTGGAACCCCGATTTCCGAACTGTATCTTGTTTACCGCAAACTCGCCCAAATCTGCGAACAGCAAGGATTGCAAATTGTGCGAAACTTGATAGGCCCTTACATCACATCTCTAGAAATGCAAGGTTGTTCCATTACCCTGCTGAAATTAGATGATGAGATGATCCGGTTATGGGACGCACCAGTAAAAACGCCAAGTTGGCGCTGGGGAATTTCATAA
- the dhaL gene encoding dihydroxyacetone kinase subunit DhaL, which translates to MLSQTQILQWLQAYATEIEQNKAYLTELDAAIGDADHGINMDRGFKKVSAQLPTITDKDISSILKAVSMTLISSIGGASGPLYGTWFLRASTAVVGKQELTEQDILGLLQAGLDGVLQRGKAQLGDKTMIDVLSPAVAAFRQAVEENKGTLEAMQKAVAAAQSGLQETIPMQAKKGRASYLGERSIGHPDPGGTSAYLMLKSLLGVLESSFDKE; encoded by the coding sequence ATGTTGAGTCAAACGCAGATATTGCAATGGTTGCAGGCTTATGCAACCGAGATAGAGCAGAATAAAGCATATTTGACAGAATTAGATGCTGCGATCGGAGATGCTGATCACGGGATCAATATGGATCGCGGCTTCAAAAAGGTAAGCGCTCAGTTACCAACTATTACAGACAAAGACATCAGCAGCATTCTCAAAGCTGTGAGTATGACCTTAATTTCTTCCATTGGCGGTGCTAGTGGGCCTCTTTATGGCACCTGGTTTTTACGAGCCAGTACAGCAGTAGTTGGTAAGCAAGAATTAACAGAACAAGATATTTTAGGACTACTCCAAGCAGGCTTAGACGGTGTGCTACAACGCGGCAAAGCGCAACTAGGAGACAAAACGATGATTGATGTGCTATCTCCGGCTGTAGCCGCTTTTAGGCAAGCTGTAGAAGAAAATAAGGGGACACTAGAAGCTATGCAAAAGGCTGTAGCAGCAGCCCAAAGTGGGTTGCAGGAAACTATACCAATGCAGGCGAAAAAGGGACGGGCTAGCTACCTGGGTGAACGGAGTATTGGACATCCAGACCCAGGAGGGACTTCTGCTTATTTGATGTTGAAAAGTTTACTAGGGGTGTTAGAAAGTTCCTTTGACAAAGAGTAA
- a CDS encoding IMS domain-containing protein, whose amino-acid sequence MRIPLDYYRILGLPLAASEEQLRQAYSDRIVQLPRREYSQAAISSRKQLIEEAYVVLSDPKQRSTYDQLYLAHAYDPDNLAAAAVALENRPESTKRGSDIQSLGIEITQDELVGALLILQELGEYELVLKLGRPYLVNKNGATSARKSNNLADEEIHESAEHPDVVLTVALACLELGREQWQQGHYENAAISLETGQELLVREGLFSSVQAEIQADLYKLRPYRILELLALPQEKTAERSQGLELLQNLLEDRGGIDGTNNDDSGLNIDDFLRFIQQLRNHLTVAEQHKLFEAQSKRNSAVATYLAVYALIARGFAQRQPALIRQARQMLIRLGKRQDVHLEQSLCALLLGQTEEATRVLELSQEYEALAFIREKSQDSPDLLPGLCLYAEQWLQHEVFPHFRDLANQQAFLKDYFANQQVQAYLEALPTDAETTNEWAVINPQYFPKPQTNNSPFPNNSTRNSGKFNHNRTPDLDLPETPTKETPEYSNFSPPIWNSSESVKSEVPAAERMSRGTKEHLNGSAKSATPNHNQKRRRRKPTPSASRVRVPDNRPHSRRPRRRRTFANTIEGKTRLVWRVFISLVSLLVFWVLATTTFGWLKNLFFPTRTPPVSQLFIQINEPPTLIPPPGSKPQPTDGPLTDATAEEVIQNWLSTKAEALGPNHKINNLENILTGSALSQWRLIAQQDKTDNRYRKYDHSLKVESVEKIELFADRAAVVATVKEATQLYENGQFQKSSNENLRVRYDLIRERGKWRIQSASVVNQIIR is encoded by the coding sequence GTGCGAATTCCGCTAGATTACTACCGAATTTTAGGACTACCGTTAGCGGCAAGTGAAGAACAATTGCGGCAGGCATACAGCGATCGCATTGTACAATTGCCTCGACGTGAGTATTCTCAGGCAGCAATTTCTTCTCGTAAACAACTCATAGAAGAAGCTTACGTGGTTTTATCAGATCCAAAACAACGCAGTACCTACGATCAGCTTTATCTTGCTCACGCCTATGACCCTGATAACCTTGCTGCTGCCGCAGTAGCACTGGAAAATCGTCCAGAAAGCACCAAACGGGGTAGTGACATCCAAAGTCTGGGTATCGAAATTACCCAAGACGAATTAGTTGGCGCTTTATTAATTTTGCAGGAGTTGGGGGAATACGAACTTGTACTAAAACTAGGTCGTCCGTACCTGGTAAATAAAAATGGTGCTACAAGTGCAAGAAAAAGCAATAATTTAGCAGACGAAGAAATACACGAAAGTGCTGAACATCCCGATGTTGTTCTCACTGTTGCTCTTGCTTGTCTAGAATTAGGTCGTGAACAGTGGCAGCAAGGTCACTACGAAAATGCCGCCATATCCTTAGAAACTGGTCAAGAACTGTTAGTACGCGAAGGGTTATTCTCAAGTGTCCAGGCGGAAATTCAGGCGGATCTTTACAAATTGCGGCCATATCGAATTTTGGAGTTGTTGGCACTGCCTCAAGAGAAAACTGCCGAACGCAGCCAAGGTTTAGAATTATTACAAAATCTCTTAGAAGATCGTGGCGGAATTGATGGCACGAATAATGATGACTCTGGTTTAAATATAGATGACTTTCTGCGTTTTATCCAGCAGTTACGCAACCACTTAACAGTCGCAGAACAACACAAGTTATTTGAAGCCCAAAGCAAACGTAATTCTGCTGTTGCCACTTACTTAGCTGTTTATGCCTTGATAGCACGGGGATTTGCTCAACGGCAACCGGCTTTAATTCGTCAAGCAAGGCAAATGCTCATACGTCTGGGTAAGCGCCAAGATGTACATTTAGAACAGTCGCTATGTGCTTTACTCTTAGGACAAACTGAAGAAGCAACCCGTGTTTTAGAACTTAGTCAAGAGTACGAAGCTTTAGCTTTTATTCGCGAAAAATCTCAAGACTCTCCAGATTTGTTACCAGGGCTGTGTCTATATGCAGAACAGTGGTTGCAACACGAAGTATTTCCCCATTTTCGAGATTTAGCAAATCAGCAAGCTTTTCTAAAAGATTACTTTGCTAACCAACAGGTACAAGCTTATTTAGAAGCACTGCCAACGGATGCAGAAACCACTAATGAATGGGCTGTAATTAACCCCCAATATTTTCCCAAGCCGCAGACCAATAATTCGCCTTTCCCTAACAATTCAACTAGGAATTCCGGGAAATTTAATCACAACAGAACACCTGACCTAGATTTGCCAGAAACACCAACAAAAGAAACACCTGAATATTCAAATTTCTCACCACCTATATGGAATTCATCAGAGAGTGTCAAATCAGAGGTTCCTGCTGCTGAACGGATGAGTAGAGGCACAAAGGAGCATTTGAACGGTTCAGCTAAAAGTGCTACACCCAATCATAATCAAAAGCGTCGCCGGAGAAAACCAACTCCATCTGCTAGCCGAGTACGTGTACCAGATAATCGCCCTCATTCTCGTCGTCCCCGGCGGCGGCGAACCTTTGCTAACACCATCGAAGGGAAAACACGGCTGGTATGGAGAGTATTTATTTCTTTGGTGAGTCTATTAGTTTTCTGGGTGTTAGCCACAACAACTTTTGGATGGTTAAAAAATCTGTTTTTTCCTACACGAACTCCACCTGTTTCACAATTGTTTATACAAATAAATGAACCACCAACACTTATTCCCCCTCCAGGTAGTAAACCACAACCAACAGATGGCCCTTTAACAGATGCAACGGCAGAAGAAGTTATTCAGAATTGGCTATCTACCAAAGCCGAAGCTTTAGGGCCGAATCATAAGATTAATAATTTAGAGAATATTTTAACTGGTTCCGCTTTGTCTCAATGGCGGCTGATTGCTCAACAAGATAAGACAGACAACCGCTATCGCAAGTACGATCATAGTCTGAAGGTGGAATCTGTAGAGAAAATTGAGTTATTTGCAGATCGTGCCGCAGTGGTAGCTACGGTGAAGGAAGCGACACAGTTATATGAAAATGGTCAGTTTCAAAAGTCTTCTAACGAGAATTTGCGAGTTAGGTATGATTTGATTCGAGAACGAGGTAAGTGGCGTATTCAGAGTGCATCTGTTGTGAATCAGATAATTAGATAA
- the pdhA gene encoding pyruvate dehydrogenase (acetyl-transferring) E1 component subunit alpha, which yields MVQERTLPTFNPATTHITKEEGLRLYEDMVLGRLFEDKCAEMYYRGKMFGFVHLYNGQEAVCSGVVQSMRPGEDYVCSTYRDHVHALSAGVPAREVMAELFGKATGCSKGRGGSMHMFSAEHRLLGGYAFVAEGIPVAAGAAFQSKYRREVLGDESADQVTACFFGDGAANNGQFFETLNMAALWKLPILFVVENNKWAIGMSHERATSQPEIYKKASVFNMVGVEVDGMDVLAVRSVAQEAVARARAGEGPTLIEALTYRFRGHSLADPDEMRSKAEKEFWFARDPIKKLAAYLLEQSLADEQEIKAIDRKIQDVIDDAVKFAESSPEPDPSELYRFVFAEDE from the coding sequence ATGGTTCAAGAGCGTACTTTACCCACATTTAATCCTGCTACTACGCACATTACGAAGGAAGAAGGGTTACGGTTGTATGAGGATATGGTATTAGGGCGCTTGTTTGAAGACAAGTGCGCTGAAATGTACTACAGGGGCAAAATGTTTGGTTTTGTCCATTTGTACAACGGTCAAGAAGCCGTTTGCAGCGGTGTTGTCCAGTCCATGCGACCGGGTGAAGATTACGTCTGTAGTACTTACCGCGACCACGTTCATGCTCTAAGTGCGGGTGTACCAGCAAGAGAGGTAATGGCAGAATTATTTGGCAAAGCCACAGGTTGCAGCAAAGGGCGCGGTGGTTCCATGCACATGTTTTCTGCCGAACATCGCTTGCTAGGTGGTTACGCTTTTGTAGCTGAGGGAATTCCTGTAGCCGCTGGAGCGGCTTTTCAAAGCAAATACCGCCGCGAAGTACTGGGAGATGAAAGTGCTGACCAAGTGACAGCTTGCTTTTTTGGCGATGGTGCTGCTAACAACGGTCAGTTTTTCGAGACACTAAATATGGCTGCACTCTGGAAACTGCCAATTCTTTTTGTGGTCGAAAATAATAAGTGGGCCATTGGGATGTCTCATGAACGAGCCACTTCCCAGCCAGAGATTTATAAAAAAGCCAGTGTGTTTAACATGGTGGGCGTAGAAGTTGATGGTATGGATGTACTAGCAGTCCGATCCGTGGCACAAGAAGCTGTAGCCCGTGCCCGAGCAGGTGAAGGCCCAACATTAATTGAAGCACTTACCTACCGCTTCCGGGGTCATTCCTTGGCAGATCCAGATGAAATGCGAAGCAAAGCGGAGAAAGAATTTTGGTTTGCCCGTGACCCAATTAAGAAGTTGGCAGCTTATTTGCTGGAGCAAAGTCTGGCGGATGAGCAAGAGATTAAAGCCATTGACCGTAAAATTCAGGATGTAATCGACGACGCCGTTAAGTTTGCCGAAAGCAGCCCTGAACCAGACCCCAGCGAGTTATATCGTTTCGTGTTTGCAGAAGACGAATAA
- a CDS encoding aldose epimerase has translation MFSIAVQQQQYKTYILSDEAAGSQLEVVPERGGIITRWRIQGQEIFYLDTERFTHPELSVRGGNPILFPICGNLPDDTYTHNGQKYTLKQHGFARELPWLATEQETGDKASLTVVLNSNEQTKAVYPFDFQLAFTYELQGNTLEVRQKYKNLSSTPMPFSAGFHPYFLCGDKTQLELEIPSQQYQDNQTKEFHFFDGNFDFSRDEIDFAFGQLTSQSATAIDRSRKLKLTLDYDDFSTYLVFWTVKGKEFYCLEPWSATRNSLNTGDNLTVLAPGASHTVSVRLTANFF, from the coding sequence GTGTTTAGCATTGCAGTTCAACAGCAACAGTACAAGACCTATATTCTTTCTGACGAAGCCGCTGGTTCTCAGTTGGAAGTCGTACCCGAACGCGGTGGGATCATCACTCGTTGGCGCATTCAAGGGCAAGAAATTTTCTATCTGGATACTGAACGCTTTACTCATCCTGAGTTGAGTGTCAGAGGTGGAAATCCAATTTTGTTTCCTATTTGTGGCAATCTACCAGATGATACTTACACTCATAACGGTCAAAAATATACTCTCAAGCAACACGGTTTTGCTCGTGAATTGCCGTGGTTAGCAACAGAACAAGAAACTGGAGATAAAGCTAGTCTGACTGTCGTTCTGAATAGCAATGAGCAAACCAAGGCTGTTTATCCTTTTGATTTTCAACTGGCTTTCACATACGAACTTCAAGGTAATACCCTAGAAGTCCGCCAGAAGTATAAAAACTTGTCATCCACACCAATGCCCTTTTCGGCTGGTTTCCATCCGTACTTTCTGTGTGGTGATAAAACTCAGTTAGAGCTTGAAATTCCCTCTCAGCAGTATCAAGACAATCAAACTAAAGAATTTCACTTCTTTGACGGCAATTTTGACTTTAGCCGTGATGAAATTGATTTTGCCTTTGGACAGCTAACGAGTCAATCGGCCACTGCGATAGATCGCAGCCGGAAGTTAAAACTCACCTTGGATTATGATGATTTCTCCACCTACCTGGTATTTTGGACAGTCAAAGGCAAAGAATTCTACTGTCTAGAGCCGTGGAGTGCGACTCGTAACTCTCTCAATACTGGTGATAACCTGACTGTGTTAGCACCAGGAGCTAGCCACACTGTATCTGTAAGGTTAACGGCAAATTTTTTCTAA